The genomic window CGGTAGAGGAGCACGACTTCCTTGGCCCCGGCCAGGAGTCGAAAGAAGGTCGCTGCGGCCACGGAGTCGCGTGCGGCGATGTCGGGCAGGCCGAGGAGGGCGCGCAGGGAGTCGGGCAGCAGGGGGTCGTGTTCGGGCGTGCCTGGAAGGCGCTCTTCCGTGGCGTCGAGCAGATAGACTTGGCCGAAGTGCAGCAGTCGCGTCTCCAGCATGCCCACGACTTGCAGTCCGGTGATGGGTTCGGGTTCGAAGGGCACGCGTTCAAGCGCAGTGATTTGGCGCAGGATGGCGAAAAGCACGGGCGCGGGCAGCGTCGTTTCGGCCAGGCGTGAGCGCATCAGTTCCGGCAGCACCGCGTCGCGCAGGCGGCACAGGCACTCCGCGTCGAGCAGATAATCGCGCCACAGTCCTTCCCCGTGCGTCACCAGGAGATCGACGAGTCCGGCCAGGGCGCGGCCCAGATCGGACAGGGTGCGCACGTTCGCGAAACCGTCGATGCAACGGGAAAGCACCGCGCGACGCAAGGCTTCGAGCGCTGCGGCCGCATCACCGAGTCCCAGCGCCTGATAGTCGGGAATGAAGGAGCGGGGATCGACGAAGCCGCCTCCCTGGCGCAGGGATTTTTCCCACTGGCGTAAAACCGGACGCAGGCGGACGTCTTCTTCGATCCCGAGCATCTTCAGGTAAGGATGGCGCGCCAAGGCCGCCAGCCTCCGCCATGGGTAGCGGCGAGGCGTCTCGTCCCGGGCCTCTTCCTGGAGCGCGAGGATGATCTCCACGAGTTGCCACAGGCTTGCGCGGGCCAGGGGGTAGCCCATGGAGATGTTGCAGTCGCGCTCGGGAAGGTGATGCAGGACGGGCGGCAGCAGGCCTGTATCGGGCACGACCACGGCGGCGGCCTGATCCTCGGGCAGGCGTTCGAGTTCCCGGCGCAGGGCCAGGAGTTGGGAGTGCCGGTCGTAGGCCTCCATGAAGCGCACTTTTGGGACGGCATGCGTCTGCGGTTTCGCCGGTTCGAGCAGCACCGCGTCTGCGCCCCAGCGCTCGCGCCAGCGAACAAGTTCCTGAAGGCTCCAGTGGCCGTCTCCGTGCGCGACGCCGGGGTCGGCATGCCACAGGATGCGGGCCGCGCCGCGTCGCCACAGCGCGTTGAGCAGTCTGTCCTCAGCCCCGGTCAGGGCGTGGAATCCGGCCGCCAGGAGAGGGGCGTCGCCCTGCAGCCCGGGAAGGTCGTCGAGGCGAGAGAGCGCGATGCGGCAGTCGTTGCCGGGCGTGGTCAGGCCGTGTTCGCCCAGGGCTTCGACGTAGGCGTCGTAGATGGCGCGCAGATGGCCCAGGAGCGCCTGCGCCTCGGGCAGGGCGTCGTCCTCGCCCAGGAAGAGGTCTTTCGGCGGCAGGCCGTGGCGCATGAGTTCTTCCATGAGTTCGGCCAGACGGACTCCCCAGGGGAGAAATCGTTCGGGCGCGAGCGGCAGCCCCGGCAAAAAGGCCTTGTCCGCGTCGCGCAGGCGCTGCACGGCCGAAAGGAGCAGGGCCACGCGATCAAGCTGTCCCGCCACGGCGAGCGGCTCGGGGGCCAGCGCGCCGCGTAGTTCGGCCATGAGTTCGGTCATGGTCTGCATGCGCGGCGCGGCGACGGGCCGCCCCGCCAGCCCCGCCAGGTGCCGGGCCAGATACCGGGCCGGGCGGTGGTGCGGGAAAAGGATGCGGCAGTCGGCCAGAGCGCTCTCGTATTCGCGCAGCAGCAGCGCGGCCAGACTCGCCGTGAAGTCCTCCTGCCAGGGGATGATTTCGAAGGGCAGGGCCGCGGTCATGAGGCCTCCAGGGCCACGGACGCGATGCGGCGCTCGTCGAGGTAGACCAGCAGCCCGCGCAGGGGGCGGGGCAGTTCCGGCATGGCCGCGCACAGGGCAAGGTAGCGCCGCACCTGGACCGGATGCGCCGGGGCCGCTCCGCCGGTCTTGTATTCGACGACCAAGGTGCCCGAGGCGTCCGCATGCAGAAGATCCACGCGATGGGTCGCGCCACGCTCATCGATGAGCGCGGCCTCGCGCCTGCCACGGGCGATGGCCTCCCGAAGCTCCGGCAATTCCCCGGCCCAGGCGGTCATCTCCGCGATCTCGCCCACTGCTCGCTCCCGTGCGCCGGGCGCATGCGGACCGGGCAGAAATTCGTTCACGGCCCGCGCGGCGGCCGCAGCCGGATCAAGGCCTAAGGCGAGCAACTCCATGGCCCGGTGTGCGGCTTCGCCCCGCTTTGCGGCCTCGGCGTCCGCCGCTCCGTGCACGGCGTGGCGGTATACCCGAAGGCGCGGCAGCCAGGCCATGAGTTCCGTCGGCTCGTCGCGCGCGGGCAGGGAGCGGGGCGCGGGCATGGGCGCGGCGGCATAGGGTCTTGTCGCCACGGGTCGCTGGCCGCGCGTCATGACGCCGCCTGCCAGATCGTCCCCGAGTACGACCTGGATGGCCGCGAGCCCGGGCGATGAGACGGCCTCGGCCTCGGGCGGGAGGAAGCCGTAAAGCTCCTCCTCGGCCCTGGTCCAGGCCACGTAGAGCAGATTCAGGCTTTCGCGCGCCATGCGGTCGCGCACCTTCCAGTGGTGTTCGCCCACGGCCGCGCTGCGAATGGGAGCCAGGAAGGTGGAATTGCGCACGGAGACGACCTCGTGCGGGGTATCCACGCGCGCGGCGCTGAAATCGTGGAACGGAACCACGACCACGGGGAATTGCAGCCCCTTGGCCTTGTGGATGGTCATCACGCGCACGGCTTCGACGTTTCCGGGCAGCGGCGCCTTCTCCTCCTCGCCATGCTCGGCCCAGAATTCGAGAAAGGCCGCCAGAGAACCCGCGCCGTTCTCCTCGGCGAGATGGACGATTTCCAGGAAGCGGCGCACGAAAAGTTCGCTGCCAGGTTCGCGCTCGGCCGCGCGGAATGCGGCCGCGACCTCGGCGGCCATGTCGTAGGGGCGGACGAGGCCGGATTTGCGGAAGAATGGCTCGATCAGGATTTCCCAGGCGCGGGGGAAGGCCGTGCGAAAGGCGATGTAGAGCGGATCGCGGCCGCGTGTGGCGAAGAGGTCGTGGATGCGCTGCGCGTCAAAGCCGCTTTCAGCCAGGAAGAGGCTGCCCGAGATGAAGGCCGCGAAGGCCGCGTCGTCCAGGGGGTAATCCAGGAAGGCGAGAAAGGAGGCGATCTGGCGGACCGTGGGATGCCGGTTCAGGTGCAGGCTGTTTTCCGTGATGACGGGTAGGCCGCGCGCCATGAGCCAGTCGCTGACGAGCGCGGCCTGATCGTTGGAGCGCACCAGAACGGCCACGTCGCCGGGGCCGCGCCGTGCGGCCGCGTCCTCCACGATCGTGATCAGCGCGGAACGAAGCGGCCCGCCGGTCTCTCCGTCCTCCTCGTCGCCGTCTTCGGGTAGGCGCTCCAGATGGACCACGCCGCCAGGCTTGGGGCGGCTTGGGGGCTGCGACTGCGTGCAATCCGCGAAGGTGCGCGCCGTGGCCTGGGAGAAGGCATCGCGGGCGTCGGCCGGGGCCTTGGCGAAGACGAGGTCGGCCAGGGCTTCGGCCGTTTGCGGGTCGGCCAGGGCGCTGAAGAAGGCGTTGTTGAAGTCGATGATTTCGCGGCGCGAGCGCCAGTTGTAGGGCAGGGATTCGTCGTGGACGCCGCCTGCTGGCGCAGCCAGACGCTTTGAGCCGACCTCGTCGAAAAGGGTCGCGTCGCCCCCGCGCCAGCCGTAGATGGCCTGTTTAGCGTCGCCAACGCAAAAGAGGCTGCCGCCCTTGGACAGCGCCTCCAAAGCCAGGGGGTCGAGCGTGCGCCATTGTTCGCGGCTGGTGTCCTGGAACTCGTCCAGGCACAGGTGGGTCAGCCGCGCGCCCAGGCGGCAGTAAGCCCCGCTTACGGCCCCTTCCGTGCGTAGCAGATCACCGACCAGGTCATAGACGGTGGCCAGGGGGAGGCTTCCCTTGGCTGCCGCGCGTTCGGCCAGGGCCTCGCCGAGGCGCGCGGCCAGGGCCACGCACGGCGCCAGGGCGTACGCTCCCGCGATCAAGGCATGTTCCTGACGATAAAGGGCCTCGGCATCGGCGAAACGCAGGAAGATGTCTTCGTGCTCGTGCGTCACCTTGGGCTTGGATGCCTTGAGGACGCATCCGGCCAGCGAGGGCTTGTCGAAGTAAGTGGATTTGGGAGGACCGTCGAAGAGTTGGACGGCGGCGCACTTGTCGAGCGCCCTGATGAAATTGGCGTGCAGTTCGAGGCCGCCTTGCTCCACGCTGGCGCGCAGGTCTTCCAAGGCCTGCCGGAAGGCGTCATAGGCGGGACGCAGGAGGTCGGCCAGCGCGGCCTGGTCGTATTCCAGGTTCGGAGGGCTGAAGCGGAAGAGCTCGACCATGTCGAGCAGACGCCCAAGGAGCGTGGCGCGCAGTTGGAAGCCGTCCTTCCTCTCGTGTTCGAGCAGGGTGCTCGCGGCTTGTTCGAGAAGCGCGGCCCCATGCGCGTCTTCGCCGTCGCATTCGGCCACGAAATCCTCGAACACGGGCGTGAACAACTCCTCCATGTCGAAGACCACGGTGAAATCGGGCGGCAGGCCGAGCCTGAGCGCGAAAACCCGGGCCAGCATGCAGACCAGACTATCGATGGTGCGCACGCCAAGGCTCTGGTAGCGCGCCAGGATGCGGTCCAGGCAAGCCCTGGCCTCGGCTTCGCTCCAGGCCTTTCCGGCCGCGCCCGTGGCGTCGCCCAGGGCCCGGAGCTTGAGTTCGCGCACGATGCGCTCCTTCATCTCCGTGGCGGCCTTGTTGGTGAAGGTCACGGCCAGGATCTCGGGCCAGGCATGGACGCGCGGCGATGCGCCCGCGCATGCCAAAGGGCGCGCGGAGCCGTCCGCCTGCGCTAGCAGGGCCAAAAAGCGCGCGGTCAGGGCGTGGGTCTTGCCCGAGCCAGCCGAGGCGCGGATGCGCAGAAGGCGCGTGTTGTCTGTGCCGTTCATTGGTCTCGCGGTTTCAGGATCGGGAAAGCGGCGGCTTTCGTGGCGGCCGCATGGCCACCAGCACTGCGGCCAGGATCAGGCCGCTGCCCACGTATCCAAGGAGGCTGAACCGTTCGTCCCACATGAGCCAGGCCAAAAGGGCCGCGATCACCGGCTCCAGGGTCGCCACGACGGCCGCCCTGGTGGGTTCGAGATGCCTCAGGCCCGAATAGTACACCGAATAAGCCAGCCAGGTCGAGCACAGGCCGAGCGTGAGCACGGCCAGCCAGACGGTCAGGGGCCAGGCGGTGAAGGTCACGGCCGGAAGCAGCACCAACGCGCCCACGGGCATGGCGTACAAAAAGAGCGCCGGAGTCGTGTAGCGTCCCAGGAAGTGTTTGCCGAAAATGTAGTAGAGCGCGTAGCAAAAGCCCGAGGCGAGGCCGAAGACCACGGCCAGCGGGCCGATGGCGGCTTGATCCATGGAGGGGCCGAGGCAGACGGCGCTCACTCCGGCCATGGTCATGAACAATGCCGCAAGTTTGGCGGTGGTCATGATCTCGCCGAAGATCATCCGCGACATGAGCGCCACCCAGGCGGGCGCGGTGTACAGAAGCACCGAGGCCAGGGCCGCACCGCCTTCGTTCACGGCCACGGCGTAGGTGCCGAACAACCCGGCGATGCCCATGACGCCGAAGGCCAGGACGAATGGCAGGTCGCATCCGGCAATGCGCGTCTGGCCCGCCAGCACGGCCTGGATCGCGAAGAACAGCCAGCCCGAGGCGGTACGCCAGAACGCCACTTCCAGCGGCGGCATGCCTTCGGCCAGCGCGATCCTGGCCACGGGACCGATGAGTCCCCACAGGGACGCGGCGGCGAGTATGCGAAGATAGCCCGAAAGCGCCATTGGTCTCCCCTGGTGATGGGCCGTGCTTCATCAAAGATGCAAAGCGCATGGCCTATCGTATTTGCCTGGGGTTGCAAAGGGAGCAGGCGGACGGTTTACGCGGCCGCGCGGCGCGTGATAGGAAAAACGTGCGCCCGGTGTGGCCCTTGCGCTGGCAAACAGCTTGATTTTTTTAGCTGTTTGCGTTCTATGTTTATCTAATGGCTCGCGTTTTTATTCATGCCTTGTTCAGGTTTTTCGGGCCGGACGCTTTCACTCCTGTTTCTTAAGGATGTCGTATGGGCTACGTGCTGAAACTCTACATTACCGGCAAGACACCGCGCTCGGAGCGCACGCTCGCCAATCTGCACAAGATATGCGAGGAGGAATTGGACTGCTCCTATTCCATAGAAGTCATCGACATCCTTGAGAATCCGCAGCTTGCGGAGAACGAGCGCATCCTTGCGACCCCCACGCTGATCAAGGAGTTGCCTCCTCCGATTAGGCGCATCATCGGCGACCTTTCCGACCGGGAGAAGGTGCTTCTGGGGTTGGATATCCTTCCGCGAAACAGGGGAAGTAGCTGAATCCGACGAATGATCGGATGGAATATGCGCATGGGAAAGCGCGAGACAGGGGCGGCCGAGGGGCTGCACTGGAGGTCAGATGACGAATTCTCCTGCCAGGGACGCGGGATTGAGGGCGCTATTCGTCTATACTGACGAAAAATTGATCGACAGGCTGGTCGGGCAGCTTTCCGCACATGGGCAGCAAGGTGTCCTCACGGCCGCGAACGGAATTTCGGAAGGATTGCGAGTGCTCGGAGCCGAACGATACGACGTCGTTCTCTTCGAAGCCCATACTGCTGTGGATCTGGCAAAGGGCCTTTCCCGGCTGCGAGATCTTTTTCCGCATGTGCCAGTTGTGGTCCTTTCCTCCTCCCAGGACATGGCGCTGTGCGAGCGCGCCCTTCATGACGGAGCTCAGGATTTTCTCGTCACCGAACGATCGACGTCATTCGAACTGGCCCGAGCCATCCACTACGCTGTGGAGCGTCATCGCGTGCACGCCGCCCAGGACCGGCGCATCAAGGAGTTGGCCGCCGATGTGAGCCGTTTCCGTCTCTTGATTGAAAATTCCGGCGACGGCCTGCTCGTCGTCACCGAGGAGGGGACTGTTCTTTTCGCTAACCCCGCGGCCCTTCATGCCTTGGGAAGGCCAGAAGCGGAAATCGTCGGTCAGCCTTTCGGCTTTCCGGTCATTCAGGGCGGTCCCGTGGTCATGGATGTGCTTCGCAAGGATCGCGAAACGTCCGTGGCGGAAATGAGCGCCGTGGAGATTTTCTGGGAAGGCGAGACGGCCTATCTTGTCTCGCTACGGGACATCACTGCCCGGGCCGAGCGGGAGAGGGAGCAACGCCGCCAAGTGGACGCGGAACGCCTGGTCAGTTCCATGTCCACCTTGTTTGCGAACCTCGACCCCAAAAGCGTGGATCACGGCATCGAGGAATGTCTGCGCATGCTTGGGGAGTTCGTGAACGCGGATCGCGTTTCGGTGTTTCTTTTCAGTCGCGACGGCCATATGGCGCATCCACGACATGAATGGGGTGTGCCCGGTTTGAATTCGGAGCCCGGCGAGAGTCGCGATTTACCCATGGACAGCCTGTCCTGGCTCTTGGAAAGGCTTTCCATATTCAACACCGCTCTCATTTCCGACGTGAACGCGTTGCCGCGCGACGCGATTGGAGAACGAGAACTGCTGGGCATTCGTGCGACGCGAAGCCTCGTGGCCGTGGCCATGCGACGCAACGGTGAACGTCTCGGTTTCGCGTGTCTTGAAAGTGTCCGCGCGGAGCGCATGTGGTCGGAGGAGGAGATCGGTCTGCTCAAAGTCGCGGTCGATCTCATCGCCGCCGCGCTTCACCGAAAGCGCTCGGCGATCGAAGGCCTTGCCTTGCGCGCCCTGCTCGATGCGCTTATGACCAGCGACGCACGCGGCGCCTTTGTCGAAGACAGAAAGGGGGTCATCGTTCAGGCCAATGCCAGATTGGCCGATTTTGCCCCCATGCTTCCCGCTCTCAACGTACTCTGCGGTATGTCGGTGTACGACGTGCACCAGCGGATTTCCCACGAGGCTCGCGATCCAGGCGATGCCGGAGACCGCCTCAAGAAGATGGCACAATTGGAGAGCATGTCCGGTGAACGGTTGGCGCTCGCCTCCGGGGCTGTCCTTGAATTCGAAACGCATCCGCTTCGGGTTCGCGATAAGTTCGCGGGCAGGCTTTGGAGAGTTTGGGACGTCACGAGGGAGTACGCCGAGCAACGCGCGCTGGAGGGCCACGTGAGGCGTGACGGACTGACCGGACTGTCCACCAGGCAGCGGTTCATCGAAGATGCCGGCCTGTTGCTCGACGACCGCTCGGCGCGTGACGGCGCGGCTTTGTTACTCATCGATTTCGATGCTTTGGGATCCGTCAATGCCACCTTCGGGATGGTGGTGGGCGATGAGGTGTTGCGCCAAGCCGCCCGGCGCATCTCCGAGTGCTGTCGTTCCAGCGACATCGTAGGCCGTTTCGGCGGCGACGAGTTCGGCGTTCTTCTTTCCGTTTGTCCGGACTTGGCCGAAGCGGAATCGACGGCTCGCCGTCTATTAGGAGCATTGCAGGCTCCCTATCAGATAGGCGCGGCGACCGTACGCGTGGGAGCGAGCCTTGGAGGCGTCCATGCGCCCGCCATGACGGGCGATGCCGTCAAGATGTTTCTGCATGCCCAGGAAGCGCTTTCCCAAGCCAAGGAGCAAGGAGGAGGACAGTTCATTTTCGCGGGTCAAAGCTCCTGCACCGTCCGCCCCTCGGCGGTCGGAAACAAGCCCGCCGCGTAGTTCCGTTGGGGTAATGTTCCGGACAAAGGGTTGCCGCACGGCGATCCGGTCTTATTCTCACCTGATGCGACGACACGGAACCGGACTGAACCGGCCGTGAAACCGGACAAGGAGGGGAACATGGCGACGGATCGCGACCTGAAGCGCACTGACGAATCGGTTTCCCTGCGTGCCATTCTCGCTTCCACCGTGGCCCCCGGCGAAGGGGATGTCCATGAAATCGACTTCGGCGACATTATGATCTCGGAGCAGGTCATCGGCTACATAGGCCAGGCAACGCGAGAGCTTCTCCAGCGTTACGTGCCCAACTTGAGTCAATTGGACTCGCGTCATTCGGACTTGATCGGAGCCATCGACAACAAGGCGTTTTGGCTCGGCGAGTCGGGCTCTTTGGTACTCACTGTGGAGATCGTGGGCAACAGGCATTTTTTCAAAATACCGCGTGAACTTTGGGAGACGCGCCGTATCAGCAAGTGGCACTGATCAAGCAGGAAAGCGAAAAGATTTTGTAAGCAAGAAGGCCGGGGGAGCGATCCCCCGGCCTTTTCGATTTTGCCGGATTAGTTCGAAGGTTTCGGTTCCAGGCCAAGGCCTCTGAAGAAACCGCGTACCGGGTCGTCCTGCTTTTCCTGCCCTGCGGGAGCATCCGACTTGGGTTGCTCTTCCTTGGTTTGGTTGCCGCCGGTGATGGTGCCGATCGCACCGCCGATGACGCCGCCAACGCCTCCGACCACGCCTTCGACGGCGCTGAGGGGCGCGCGCAGGATACGTTTGGCGAGTTCCGCGCTGTCCACGCCGGCCTGGACGTTGTCGTAGGTTCCTTTGAGCGCAACGGGCACCGAGAACGGACCGACGTTGGCGTCGAGCAGAAAGTCCAGGGCCTGATCTGGAATGTAGGATTGTCCACGAATGGCGATATCCGCAGGACCGCTGGTCTTGATATCGGTCTTGGGCAACCTGGCCATGCCGTTGGCCACGTCGAAGTTCAGGTTGAAGTCGCGCAGTTCCGTGTTGCGGCTTTCGTCGCCGGGTTTGGGCACGTAGCCTTTTTCGGGATCGAAGCGATCGGGTTCCAGAACCACACCTCGATACACGCCATCCTGAACGAGGAGTGAGAGCTTGCCGCTCAAGGTTTCCATGATTCGACGGTACTGCGCCCCGTTTCCGGCAAGATTCACATCCAATCCGAGTTTGGCCCCGGCCGTGGATTTACCGGTCAATGTCATCAGCGCCTGATCAAGATCGAGCGCCACGACCTTGAGTCCCAGGTTCGACAACGGAGTGGGGCGGGAAACGTCGGTCATGGCGTTCAGGGTGAGCTTGCCCCCGAATATCTCCAGACCGATCGGGTCCACCTTGACCACGCCGTTCTTGGCCAGAAGCTGCATGGTGACGTTTCTGAGCGGGATTTTGTACATGGTGATGCGGTCGATGGCCACCTTGCCGTCGATGTCCATTTGCTTGAGCTGCTCGACGGGCAATTCTCCTTCCTGTGGCGCGCCAGGCTCTCCGGGACGCGGAGCAGGGGCGGGTTCGGCCTTCTTGTCGGTCTTGGGCGGCATGTATCGGTCCACGTTGATGGCGTCCGCCTTGAAGTCGAACGTCATCACTGGCTTGGTCATGTCGCTGATGCTGGCGGTGCCGGAGAGCGTCGTTTCGTCCAGAAGAACGGTCAGGCTCTCGACACGCGTTGCCTGAGCCGTCGCGTCGAAACGGGCGTCCAGGGCGAATTTCTCCAGGGCCTTTGGATCGGTGGTGGCAATGGGCTCCATGCCCAGCGTGGCCATGAGCCGTCGAGGCGAGAACTCGGCGACCTTGATGCTTCCCTTGGCCATGGGTTTGGAAAGGAAGCCGGTCGCCTCAAGCGACGGAGAGGTCACGTCCAATCCCAGCCCCGAGAGCTTGAAGCCTTTGAGCGCGAAGGTCTCCTTGACCCAGTTCAAGGCCAGATCGCCGGTCATTAAGACGTCGGCCTTGCCTCCGGGCACGGCCGCGCCCTGTCCTTCGGCTGCGATTTTGAGTTCGCGGGCCTCAACGTCCCCCTGCTTGACGTCGATATTCAGCCTGCCGCTCGTGACGTTCGCCTTGCCCGAAAGCGGGTCGGCAGAAGCCTCTCCGAGGCGCACGTTCGCGGCTTCGGCCTTCATATCCAGGGAGTCGGCGGCGAACTTGAAGGCTTCGTAGTCACCGGAAAGGGCCTTGCCCTTCAGCGACAGCGCTCCGCTCATGGGTTGTTCGGCCGCGTCTTTCAGGCGCAGGTTCGAAGCCTTGGCGTCGAGGGCGATGGCGTCGGCGGCGAAGGATTTTTTGAGCCAGTTGGCTGTGGCGGTGGTGTCCAAGGAAAGATTGACCGTTCCGCCTGGAATGCTCGTGCTCTGGCCGTCGAGTTTCAATTTCAGGTTACGCAGGCGCGCGTCACCAGTGCCCCAGTCCGCAAAGAGCGATGCGGCCATGTCGAGGGTGCCCTTGACCATGCCGTCCTCGTGAGCGAATTGGTCGATACTCACGAGAAGCGAAAGGCCGTCCGCGGTGGCCTGCTTTTCTTCGAGCTTCACCGTGGCCCGGGTTTTCAGCTTGACCGCACCCTTGGCGTCGGGATTGCGAGATTCCAGGGTGCAGGCCACGTCGATGTCAGACGGTTTGCCGGGTTCGATGCCCTCGACGTCGAGATTGAGGGCGCTGATTCTGGCCCATTGCTTGTTCTGTTGATCGTCCCAGGTGATGACGCCGTCGGAGATGACGACTCCCGCTATCACAACGTCCATGCCTGGGCCCGCGCCTGAGGGCTCCCCGGCAGGGGCCGGAGCGGACTCCTGCCCGGAAGCGGACTCCTGCCTGGCGATGAGATCGTCCCAGTTGGTGGTGCCGTCCGGCAGCACGCCGAGATTGATGATCGGCTTGCGCAGGACGACTGTTCCTACCTCGACGCGTTTCGAGAGTAGCGGCAGGAGTTTGACCTTGACCTGGGCTTCGTCCAAGGTCAGCATGGGGTCGTCGCCGAAGCCTTTGGCGTTGCCAAGGACCACCGGCCCCTCGATCTTGGCCCCGATCCAGGGGAAGACGGAGACGGAAATGTCGCCTCCAATGCTGAACGACCGGCCGGTGGCATCTTCCACGGCCTTGACGATCTGCGGCTTGTAGGTGTTCGGGTCGACGACGATGGGCACGACGATCATCGCCGTGATTATCAGTGCCGCCAGGATGCCTGCGATTATCAGGCCGATCTTCACGGGCCGTTTCATACTTGCTCCTCAAGCGTTGCCAAGTTCAGGGTGATTCAATGTATCACGTTTTTTGGCGGGTAATGCAACCATGATCGCAAGCGTATCGATTACCAACGATTTCGACGGAGAACGGTTGGATCGCGCCCTGGCCGCGTTTCTTCCGGACCTTGGGCTGCGCGGCAGACGCAGGATGTGCGAGAAGGGCATGGTACTCGTGGACGGGGCTCCCCGGACTCCGGGGTATCGCGTCCGGGCCGGGCAGGAAGTGCGCCTG from Alkalidesulfovibrio alkalitolerans DSM 16529 includes these protein-coding regions:
- a CDS encoding AsmA family protein — translated: MKRPVKIGLIIAGILAALIITAMIVVPIVVDPNTYKPQIVKAVEDATGRSFSIGGDISVSVFPWIGAKIEGPVVLGNAKGFGDDPMLTLDEAQVKVKLLPLLSKRVEVGTVVLRKPIINLGVLPDGTTNWDDLIARQESASGQESAPAPAGEPSGAGPGMDVVIAGVVISDGVITWDDQQNKQWARISALNLDVEGIEPGKPSDIDVACTLESRNPDAKGAVKLKTRATVKLEEKQATADGLSLLVSIDQFAHEDGMVKGTLDMAASLFADWGTGDARLRNLKLKLDGQSTSIPGGTVNLSLDTTATANWLKKSFAADAIALDAKASNLRLKDAAEQPMSGALSLKGKALSGDYEAFKFAADSLDMKAEAANVRLGEASADPLSGKANVTSGRLNIDVKQGDVEARELKIAAEGQGAAVPGGKADVLMTGDLALNWVKETFALKGFKLSGLGLDVTSPSLEATGFLSKPMAKGSIKVAEFSPRRLMATLGMEPIATTDPKALEKFALDARFDATAQATRVESLTVLLDETTLSGTASISDMTKPVMTFDFKADAINVDRYMPPKTDKKAEPAPAPRPGEPGAPQEGELPVEQLKQMDIDGKVAIDRITMYKIPLRNVTMQLLAKNGVVKVDPIGLEIFGGKLTLNAMTDVSRPTPLSNLGLKVVALDLDQALMTLTGKSTAGAKLGLDVNLAGNGAQYRRIMETLSGKLSLLVQDGVYRGVVLEPDRFDPEKGYVPKPGDESRNTELRDFNLNFDVANGMARLPKTDIKTSGPADIAIRGQSYIPDQALDFLLDANVGPFSVPVALKGTYDNVQAGVDSAELAKRILRAPLSAVEGVVGGVGGVIGGAIGTITGGNQTKEEQPKSDAPAGQEKQDDPVRGFFRGLGLEPKPSN